The following are encoded together in the Sparus aurata chromosome 1, fSpaAur1.1, whole genome shotgun sequence genome:
- the LOC115593420 gene encoding ras-related protein Rab-33B-like: MESSLEFSSSLGSVSSLLTRTRTFKVLVIGDSGVGKTCLTHRLCAGEFPRRVEATIGVDFRDRLLDIDGEKIKLQLWDTAGQERFRKSMVQHYYRNVHAVLFIYDVTCPASFSGLASWVEECRQNSLGQEIPRFLVGNKNDLRDPCRIEGQVSQERAISFAKAHNMMFFETSAKNPPNKCVSGRRSDGGVSYQQDKVEDIVAAIGAKLKRQKRPSAANAPVHNGSFKILNKKRPDKEMWTCC, encoded by the exons ATGGAGTCATCGCTGGAGTTTTCCAGCTCTTTGGGCAGCGTGTCCTCTCTGCTTACCCGCACCAGGACATTTAAAGTGCTGGTGATAGGGGACTCCGGGGTGGGAAAGACCTGCCTCACACACCGACTCTGCGCCGGAGAGTTTCCCCGGAGAGTGGAGGCCACCATCGGCGTAGACTTCCGTGACAGACTGCTGGATATCGATGGAGAGAAAATTAAG CTCCAGCTGTGGGACACAGCAGGACAGGAGCGTTTCCGAAAGTCCATGGTGCAACACTACTACCGTAACGTCCACGCTGTGCTCTTCATATATGACGTCACCTGCCCTGCCAGCTTCAGCGGCCTGGCGTCCTGGGTAGAAGAGTGCAGGCAGAACTCCCTCGGTCAGGAAATCCCCAG GTTCCTGGTGGGGAATAAGAATGACCTCCGTGACCCCTGCAGGATTGAGGGCCAGGTGAGCCAGGAGCGGGCGATCAGCTTCGCCAAAGCCcacaacatgatgtttttcGAGACGTCCGCCAAGAACCCGCCAAACAAATGCGTGAGCGGTCGACGAAGTGATGGGGGGGTGTCGTATCAGCAGGATAAGGTGGAGGACATTGTTGCTGCCATCGGCGCCAAActgaagagacagaagagaccTTCAGCAGCAAACGCCCCGGTGCACAACGGCTCCTTCAAAATCCTGAACAAGAAGAGACCAGACAAGGAGATGtggacctgctgctga
- the LOC115571835 gene encoding perforin-1-like: MVKLWHLMLLCWSWSPPCLSSSVNVTGTPEQCEKAQFVPGYNLGGEGFDIVTMERKGAYVIDTETWKRDDGTCRLYGNTYMNGEKQKVPVAVVDWRSFPKCSLKVSSVNYDSVETLVNDSTSSVSNNWKLGLEIPVDPSVTLGVGLGGSHSRDALFGMQKSKGDRYAFFRHSVYCNFYRYRLATKPPLSHEFVSAVDSLPSYATNTAQSYRSLIDTYGTHFITQVTLGGEIKAITSVKTCQASMNGLSETEVGDCLSVEASASFASTASVKAMVEHCQKEKKKLASGQSFSSAFNERYTEVTGGNINGADILFDGQSNPSVYNSWLNSLKTTPDVVQYNLNPLHTILPGGHPAQAGLKQEVEKYIKKNAVLKKCSETCQIGHRSQTRDPCACVCNSNQNIASNCCPAGKGLATLKVFKLYAKNLYGDEWTETDGSVQVTYDGQSKRTDIISDNDNPRWPQTFEFGPIKINMANKLKFSVYDEDSYWDSDVLGECSFKLRQGTVRDSCMLNHGTLFFSYTVECAPSLSGEQCQEYIPTPMSPSLAKVFYTRNGVLLGETVDQGAEPVSKSVSQSVRLRSAGDMR; the protein is encoded by the exons ATGGTAAAACTGTGGCATCTCATGCTCCTGTGTTGGTCATGGAGTCCTCCGTGTCTGTCCTCCAGTGTAAACGTCACTGGTACACCAGAGCAGTGTGAAAAAGCTCAGTTTGTCCCTGGTTACAATCTGGGTGGAGAAGGCTTCGACATCGTCACAATGGAGCGGAAAGGTGCCTATGTCATCGACACTGAAACCTGGAAACGTGACGATGGCACCTGCaggctgtatggaaatacctaCATGaatggagagaaacagaaggTCCCAGTTGCTGTGGTGGACTGGAGAAGCTTCCCCAAGTGCAGTTTAAAGGTCTCCAGTGTAAACTACGACTCGGTCGAAACTCTTGTCAATGATTCCACATCGTCCGTGTCCAATAATTGGAAACTTGGCCTTGAAATCCCTGTTGACCCCTCTGTCACTCTTGGAGTTGGTTTGGGAGGTTCCCACTCCAGAGACGCTCTCTTTGGCATGCAAAAGTCAAAAGGAGACCGCTACGCCTTCTTTCGTCATTCTGTCTACTGTAACTTCTACCG CTACAGACTGGCAACAAAACCCCCACTGAGTCATGAGTTTGTATCAGCTGTGGACTCCCTTCCTTCATATGCAACTAACACCGCACAATCATATCGCAGTCTGATCGACACATATGGTACACATTTCATCACGCAAGTGACTCTAGGAGGAGAAATAAAAGCAATTACTTCTGTCAAGACCTGTCAGGCGAGCATGAACGGACTGTCCGAGACAGAAGTCGGTGACTGTTTGTCAGTCGAGGCCTCAGCGAGCTTTGCAAGTACTGCGAGTGTTAAGGCCATGGTTGAACACTgtcagaaagagaagaagaagttagCCTCAGGCCAAAGTTTCAGCAGTGCATTTAATGAGCGTTACACAGAGGTCACTGGCGGAAATATTAACGGTGCCGATATCCTTTTTGATGGGCAATCAAACCCCTCCGTCTATAACAGCTGGCTCAACTCTCTGAAAACCACTCCTGATGTGGTGCAATACAACCTTAACCCCCTGCACACCATTCTGCCAGGTGGTCATCCTGCTCAGGCTGGACTGAAGCAAGAGGTAGAGAAGTACATCAAGAAAAATGCTGTGTTGAAAAAATGCTCAGAGACCTGTCAGATTGGGCACAGATCCCAAACAAGAGACCCTTGTGCCTGTGTTTGCAACAGCAATCAGAATATTGCGTCTAACTGCTGTCCTGCTGGGAAAGGTCTGGCTACACTGAAGGTCTTCAAGCTTTATGCAAAGAACCTGTACGGTGATGAGTGGACTGAAACTGATGGTTCAGTTCAGGTGACATACGATGGTCAGAGTAAGCGCACTGATATCATAAGTGACAATGACAATCCTAGATGGCCACAGACATTTGAATTTGGACCGATCAAAATTAACATGGCGAACAAACTTAAGTTCAGTGTTTATGATGAGGATTCTTACTGGGACAGTGATGTTCTTGGTGAGTGTTCATTTAAACTGCGTCAAGGAACAGTGAGGGACAGCTGCATGTTAAATCATGGCACCTTGTTTTTCTCCTACACAGTAGAGTGCGCACCAAGTCTCAGCGGTGAGCAATGTCAAGAGTACATACCCACCCCTATGAGTCCCTCTTTGGCTAAGGTCTTCTATACCAGAAATGGTGTCCTCCTTGGAGAAACTGTTGatcagggtgctgaaccagtcagtaagtcagtcagtcagtcagtcaggctAAGGTCAGCTGGTGATATGAGATAA